A single Anopheles maculipalpis chromosome 3RL, idAnoMacuDA_375_x, whole genome shotgun sequence DNA region contains:
- the LOC126564806 gene encoding transcription factor E2F5 has protein sequence MSEKKPPKRRKIRVVKKKSSNIADRSTNPEDEDDGDFEPTSSRRFDKSLTMLTRSVVKMLRETPDGVLYLRDVSSTLSNRQKRRIYDVTNVLEGIGLVKKQVKNHIKWIGEEPTTQSCLGTARQIGVNMRVRRNLELREAYIDSQIKAISKSTQMLLADSAMRSYLYMTSDDLTSVFGDNRILLVLSEDDELERRRQPMYLGNYAPPPGPIPCTSNSSIALPYGGNTRQVWVKSRPNGPPLSLMVLKEPAGSCFTRPSRRPAVLRAGAEPRYVKLEEEDDHLESTVPEQRSLSSRELDDSDEEEEYTKTQQRERLARILLDSSGDDVHHSMYRPHGWRNRKRETRGLLIPFIMIKPRYYGSFTFSLLPHEGVFDLFGYPTVSSNQRAMSDERSQPV, from the exons ATGAGCGAgaaaaaaccacccaaacgGAGGAAAATCCGTGTTGTGAAGAAAAAGTCCTCCAATATTGCTGATCGCTCAACGAACCCGGAGGATGAAGATGATGGGGATTTTGAACCAACATCCAGCCGACGGTTCGACAAATCGTTGACCATGTTGACGCGCAGCGTCGTCAAGATGCTGCGGGAAACACCGGACGGTGTGCTGTATCTGCGTGAT GTTTCATCGACGCTGTCCAACCGTCAGAAGCGACGCATTTACGACGTAACGAACGTGCTGGAAGGGATCGGGCTTGtaaaaaaacaagttaaaAACCACATCAAATGGAT CGGCGAAGAACCGACGACACAATCATGCCTCGGTACGGCACGCCAGATCGGGGTCAACATGCGAGTGCGCCGGAATCTGGAGCTACGTGAAGCGTACATCGACAGCCAGATAAAAGCCATCAGCAAAAGCACCCAGATGCTGCTGGCGGATAGTGCGATGCGATCGTACCTGTACATGACGAGCGACGATCTAACGTCCGTGTTTGGCGATAACCGTATACTGCTCGTGCTAAGTGAAGATGATGAACTAGAACGGCGCAGACAACCCATGTACCTAGGGAACtatgcaccaccaccaggacCCATACCttgcaccagcaacagcagcattgcCCTGCCATATGGTGGAAACACACGCCAAGTTTGGGTAAAATCACGACCAAACGGACCACCGTTATCGTTGATGGTACTAAAGGAACCGGCCGGATCGTGCTTTACGCGACCAAGCCGAAGGCCAGCCGTTCTTCGTGCCGGTGCCGAACCGCGGTACGTGAAGCTGGAAGAGGAGGATGACCACCTAGAAAGTACCGTACCGGAGCAGCGATCCCTTTCGTCCCGGGAGTTGGATGATTCGGACGAGGAAGAAGAGTACACAAAGACACAGCAGCGGGAACGACTCGCGCGGATACTGCTGGACAGCAGCGGGGACGATGTGCACCACAGCATGTACCGGCCGCACGGTTGGCGGAACCGAAAGAGAGAAACGCGCGGACTGCTCATACCGTTCATAATGATCAAACCGCGGTATTACGGAAGCTTCACGTTTTCGTTACTTCCGCACGAAGGTGTGTTCGACCTGTTCGGGTACCCAACGGTCAGCAGTAACCAAAGAGCGATGAGCGATGAACGAAGCCAACCGGTGTAA
- the LOC126564546 gene encoding probable ATP-dependent RNA helicase DDX47 yields MSSSESDDMSDVEEAARAAANGDGDSSDQQGNGSGTGGSDDDAEKNEPTENGTENKQTWEDLGLIDILCQACRGLKWKAPSKIQREAIPLALQGKDIIGLAETGSGKTGAFALPILQSLLDNPQRYFAVVLTPTRELAYQISEQFEALGAMIGVKCCVIVGGMDLVTQAIQLARKPHIIIATPGRLVDHLENTKGFNLKAIRYLVMDEADRILNMDFEEEVNKILKVMPRERRTFLFSATMTKKVKKLERASLRDPVKVEVSSKYQTVEKLLQYYLFIPARFKNVYLVHVLNELAGNSFMIFCSTCNNTVRTALMLRALGLAAVPLHGQMTQNKRLAALNKFKSQARQILISTDIASRGLDIPHVDVVLNLDIPMHSKDYIHRVGRTARAGRAGQAITFVTQYDVELYQRIEHLLGKKLPEFKCEQDEVMALQERVNEALRTARVEQRDIEERKASKSGKDKRGGGDDSDAEDTEQFNGVRKRLKPSNGKGGKGGKGGKKPRRN; encoded by the exons ATGTCTAGTTCGGAGAGTGACGATATGTCCGATGTGGAGGAGGCAGCAAGAGCTGCAGCTAACGGGGACGGAGATTCGTCCGACCAGCAGGGGAATGGTTCCGGTACCGGCGGTAGCGATGACGATGCCGAGAAGAACGAACCGACTGAGAATGGtaccgaaaacaaacaaacgtggGAAGATTTG GGACTCATTGACATACTTTGCCAAGCGTGCCGTGGTCTCAAGTGGAAAGCACCGTCCAAAATTCAGCGCGAAGCAATCCCCCTCGCACTGCAAGGCAAGGACATCATTGGGCTGGCGGAAACGGGTTCGGGTAAGACGGGCGCATTCGCGCTACCCATCCTCCAGTCGCTGCTGGACAATCCGCAGCGCTATTTTGCCGTCGTGCTAACACCAACGCGCGAGCTCGCCTATCAGATATCGGAACAGTTTGAAGCGCTCGGTGCGATGATCGGTGTCAAGTGCTGCGTCATCGTCGGCGGTATGGATCTGGTAACGCAGGCAATTCAGCTTGCCCGCAAACcacacatcatcatcgccacgCCCGGCCGATTGGTGGATCATCTCGAAAACACGAAAGGTTTCAATCTGAAAGCCATCAGATACCTCGTAATGGATGAAGCGGATCGCATCCTAAACATGGACTTCGAGGAGGAGGTAAACAAAATCCTAAAGGTAATGCCACGCGAACGGCGCACATTTCTGTTCAGTGCCACCATGACGAAGAAGGTGAAAAAGCTCGAACGGGCGTCCTTGCGCGATCCGGTCAAGGTGGAAGTGTCGAGCAAGTACCAAACGGTGGAGAAACTGCTTCAGTACTATCTTTTCATACCGGCCCGCTTTAAGAACGTTTATCTTGTGCACGTGCTAAACGAGCTGGCCGGCAAtagttttatgattttctGCAGCACTTGTAACAATACGGTCCGCACGGCACTGATGCTCCGTGCGCTTGGACTCGCCGCCGTCCCACTGCATGGTCAGATGACACAAAACAAGCGTTTGGCGGCGTTGAACAAGTTCAAATCACAGGCCCGCCAAATCCTTATCTCCACTGACATTGCCTCCCGCGGGCTCGACATCCCGCACGTGGACGTTGTGCTTAATCTGGACATTCCGATGCACAGCAAGGACTACATCCATCGAGTAGGGCGTACCGCACGTGCCGGTCGTGCCGGTCAAGCGATCACGTTTGTCACGCAGTACGATGTAGAGCTGTACCAGCGAATTGAGCATTTGCTCGGTAAAAAGCTGCCCGAATTTAAGTGCGAACAGGACGAAGTGATGGCACTGCAGGAGCGGGTAAATGAAGCACTCCGGACGGCACGCGTCGAGCAGCGGGACATCGAGGAGCGGAAGGCAAGCAAATCGGGCAAGGATAAGCGTGGCGGTGGGGATGATTCCGATGCGGAAGATACGGAACAGTTTAACGGTGTAAGGAAGCGCTTGAAACCGAGCAATGGGAAGGGTGGTAAGGGAGGAAAGGGAGGTAAAAAGCCACGACGGAATTGA